A stretch of Halichondria panicea chromosome 1, odHalPani1.1, whole genome shotgun sequence DNA encodes these proteins:
- the LOC135332174 gene encoding mucin-2-like, translating into METVTFTCTAPGDSLRWEPSDVARIDIFSTLDLNEPLVRSGYTNPPTETGGRDDLTYTVTVSPLAQLSATVLTPTSVTVTAQYNVDYTVSVVATNCAGSSTTVEYNFRIGVCPVLTNPMNGAFVPVFSRLPGSTVTIQCDVEYVSAVTRVTCEGTLMWSPDPEAIECTSRTTPTPTTLPPINCTTLLSPPLEPSTAAPCNCNCNCASLSDGSRFDAALSISVVATAILFTIIRLFVGLLIMYLLMHKKNVYSPSAKEQANVGPTAPAGPVYEEVSPKEEIELNTNHAYGPVGL; encoded by the exons atggaaacagtcactttcacctgcactgcTCCTGGAGATTCCTTGAGATGGGAACCATCAGATGTGGCTCGCATCGACATCTTCTCCACCTTAGATCTCAATGAACCACTAGTGCGATCAGGTTACACT aaccctcctactgagactggtggtagagatgacctcacctacacagtgactGTCTCACCTCTGGCCCAGCTCTctgctactgtcctcacacccacctctgtcactgtgactgctcaatacaatgtggactacactgtcagtgttgtggctaccaactgtgctgggagCAGTACAACTGTTGAGTACAACTTTAGGATtg GCGTCTGTCCTGTGTTGACTAACCCCATGAATGGAGCCTTTGTACCAGTCTTCAGCAGATTACCAGGATCCACGgtaaccatccagtgtgatGTTGAGTATGTATCTGCTGTTACTAGGGTGACATGTGAGGGtacactgatgtggagtccagaccctgaggctattgagtgtacatCACGAACCACACCTACTCCCACAACTC TCCCTCCAATAAACTGCACGACTCTACTATCCCCACCACTTGAACCATCTACAGCTGCACcttgtaattgtaattgtaattgCGCCAGCCTCTCTGATGGTAGTcgatttgatgcagctctCTCCATCAGCGTGGTTGCCACGGCAATTCTATTCACGATAATAAGATTATTTGTGGGACTCTTGATAATGTATTTGCTCATGCATAAGAAGAATGTGTACTCCCCGTCAGCTAAAGAGCAAGCTAACGTAGGACCCACTgcaccagctggtcctgtttatgaggaggtgtcacccaaagaggagattgaactgaacactaaccatGCGTACGGACCAGTAGGACTATGA